The DNA sequence TCAGGCTGCTTTTTGTTAGAAATTCCTTGGCAGGCGCCTCcctgtgctggtgagatggctcagcagttaaaaggcaCTTAGCAGACAAACCTCACACCCCAAACTGGATTCCACAGAACCCATGGAACAGAGCACCCCACAAAACCTTGTCCTTTGACCCCCATATATGGTCCAGAGCATGTGTACATCCCCCCAACCATAAACACAtctaatgataaaaatgaaagccTGCCCTGTACTAGGGACAGACTATTTCACCCCAGCATGGCTTCACAGTAGTTTTAAGTACAGATCATCAAGCCAGCATCTTTGTTTCACAGTGGCCAGTGAAGCTGCATTTCACAACTATGAGTTTTGGAGTTTATGGAAACAAAATAACTAAAGCTATAAGTTGTCTGAGAGTTTCAGGTACTGAATTGGCACAGAACCTGCAAGCATATCTATGGTCTACATAAGCTTTTGCACACTGCCAACTACTGTTCTAAACTTAGTCTAGGCCTTAGGTTTCTtgggtgtttgttgtttttctatcttCATGTAACTCAggaggaatgttttatttttctctcctaacCATGGATTGATTTCCCTAAATGATTGTACTAATGTACTGGGTAAAAAAGGCAGTGATTCTCGGTAGGAGTGGACAGTAGTGGTAGGCCTGACCTCTGCATAGCTTTCAGCATGCCACTGTCTGAGCTGCCTTTTTCCTGCCATGTGGTTATGGTGCCAAAATACCATCTTCTCTGCATGTTGAGATAGGTGATGCATCCATTTCTTGCTCTAGAAACCTAAGTTTTCATTAAAGGTTGatacaaaatatattcttattgAGGCTGGCCAGCAGAAGTTCGTGTGCAATTTACATGGTAATCATGGATCcaagttacagatgtgtgtgtaggtctatatacatacacacatatatgttttaaCTAGGTTACAGTTCTGTGTTGGGTCACATTCACAGCTACCTCCAGGCTCATGCCGTCAGTCCCTGTGGCCTATGAGCCCTAGGCTGGTCCTAGATGCCTCGTGCTTTGCTACTGAAGGTATGGTCTCTAGACCAGCAGCTAGCAGCAGCCAGGAACCCGCATTCGAGCAGGACCTGTGGGCTACGTTGTGTTTGGATAGTGCTGCATGTCAGGCTTTCCAGCTGCAGTCTGCAGGTCAGCAAAGGGATGTACTGTgagcatctgacaccctctctcctctccactcaCTCCCCTAACCACCTGGCAAGTTCTGGGAGGACAAGGGGTAGAGTTCTCCACTTTATGGATCCCAGAAGCAATTATGATTGGCACTAGCTTGTGAACCGTTTATAGTGATTACCTGGAAGCTAAGCTGGGAACTGGGAGGTGGTTAAGGAAGCTGCTTGCCTCAGAAACATCAGTGTTGGAAAAACAGCTCAACAGTTAAGGGCCCTGACTATCAAGTGTGGTCATCAGTCCAGTCCTCAGTCACAAATAGTGGATGTAAAGGATAGATGGGCAAATCTCTTCTGATAGCCAAAAGTGCGTCCTAGTACAAATACATCCATACACAAAAATACGTAAATGTTAGAtctaatttctaaattaaaaacaaaacaaaaatatttaaatagccaTGTCtggtggtgagatgggaggtgggaAGCCACAGATCCTTGGAAGTCCATGATCCAGCTAGCTTGGCCTGGGTGTCAGTGAAGTTCCAAGTCAATGTGAGTTAGCAGATGGACCACCATCAAGGACTGACCGACTTTGAGCTGCAGACATGATCTTTGTTAATGGACTGGGCTGACGAGTATCAATTAATTGTAGTGGGTACTCTGTGGCAACTTGACACCTGAGCCCCACAGGGGTGACTAGTGATGACAGAGTGACAGCTGCTGTTCAGACCCAGCAAGGATGTCTGAACACTTGGGCCATTTTAATGGAgtctaaaatgttttctttcaggtTAATCTCACATTGCAGATGAAGATAATagagcaagagaaggaaattgaagaactAAAGAAGCAACTAAGCCTCCTGTCTCAGGacagagggctgaagagatgagaGGGAAAATGGGGCCTACCCTGTGGCCTGAGTTATGCTGCCAAGCATGTGAAAGTGGACTTGCATTACAGTCAATAGGAATGTACATTTCCAACCCTTAGTGAGGACAGGTGTGACTCCCAGTTGTACTGAGAAAACCTATGTAAAGACTTAAAAGGACCCCAGCTTCCTTTTCCTCAACCCTTCCATGACCCAAGACTGGACTAAATTAAGCCTCTTCCTCCCACCTTCTCCAAGTTGTGATTCCTCAGTTTCCTATTCAAATGTTACTCCCACCCggaacctatttttttttaagctctgtCTATTGGccatcctgccttccttcccGAGGGCTGTACTACAGAATCAgtgctccctccccacacctgcttGCCCCAGGATGACTGCCAGCCTGGCTGCTGTTGCTGTGGCAGCTGCAAGTCTTGCCTGGTCCTTCTGTACTGCTGCCATGGCCAGTTACCAGGACACTTGATCACTCCTTGGCTCAAAATGTCTGTGGGCTCTGTACTGCCTGGAACGTCAGAGTTCTGCTTCGTAGCACTGTGCGCTCTTCCGGCCCTCTGTTCTTTCCACTTGGCATCATCCTGCAGCTTGCCCTAGAGTGATCTCAGCAGCTAAAATGTCTTCTACCTTTATTCTGTATAGTCTCCCACGATTCCCACGTTTCCTCCTTAAAGCTTCAACTCCCCAAACCACCTGAAATTCTCAGCAATCTCTGATGCCATAAAGTGCCTGCTCCTGGCTGGCAGTCATCTCAGTGCATTGCACTTGGTTTTactcactttaaaataaaataaactccatAGTGATATGGTACTTTATTGGACAAGTCCTTTTCTGACAACAGACTGGAAGCCGTACCATTCTTCTGTTGAACCCTGCAAGACAAGCTGCTCGAATTCACTTAAGGAGTTGGAGGGCAGTGCTGAAGGGGGCCAGGTTTTCACAGGACTTAAGCCACCGCTGCACATTGGTGGGTGCTGCCCCACTGCTGCCCCCAGTCTGCTGGAGCACAGACCACAGCACCACATCTGCCACAGTGAGCTCATTCCCAACCAGCCACGGGTTCCTCCCCAAAGCGGAGTTCATAGAGCGGAAAACGGCCGCTTTTTCTTTACTGCTGCCTTCTCGAAGCTGAAACATGGCGATATCCACCCAGCTATCGATGAGGGTTAGGGTGACAGCATTATGCTTCTGGCCaaacagagagaacaggaaacGTGCGATGTTCCCTTCTCCTTCAATGGGGCACATGGTTTGTACACTGAACTTCATCTGTGTCTTGGGCACTGCAAAGGAAAAGACCACCAGATTCAGTGTGTCCTGTGTGGAAGAGGGAACTCATCACATTCATGAACTGATAGCAAGATCATCTTCAAAAACATGACCCAACATCTGTAATACGCAAGAGCCTTtaggttttctgtttgcttggttTCTCAAGACggggtttccctgtgtaaccgtggctgtcctagaactcaagagatatacctgcctctgcctcccaagtactgggacaaaaggcgcgcgccaccactgcctagctgagcctttagtttttacatttttgttgtttctgagacagtctccaCTATGTTTCCTTGGCTTGTTCAATAGAtcgcctggcctggaactcagatccactttcctctgcttgctaagtgctgggattaaaggtgcatgccacacCAGCTTCTAAGTGCAACCTACTCCCTTCAAAAAGTGATCAAGGCCCAGTGAGATGACTGTGGGTACAGGctcctgaattcagttcccagggcTTATAAGCAGAACGCAGGACAACGTAGAAGACTTGTTCCTGACCTCTACAGGATTGCTCCCACACACAACACAATGTATGCTTAAAAACAATTTATAAGTGACTAGCCCTTTCGGCTTTTGTGTTTATAATGGTTTTCATCAAGCCAGACAGAACTCAGACCATCAATTCCATCCCCTTGCCATTAACTTTGGAGGCTACAGCCCAGAAAGAAACTAGATGTTCCATTGATTGCCCAGGGCAAGGATCTCTTCACTCTGGCCATGAGGCTGAGGGAGATAGCACTGGGTGGCTCAGCATAAAGGTGCATGTGCATAATTCTCTTTCTCTGGAAGCTGAGATAAGAAAATCAAAGGCCagagtttgaagctagcttggGTTATGAattgagatactgtctcaaaatagGACAGGTAGCACTGAACGGGTGACAGGCAATAATGTGTTTCTACCTAAATGAAGCTCAGGCGGGAGAGGCATTTCTCTGTGGAACAATGAATAAATGATACCCTGCTGTCCTTTATAGGTCAAACAGAAAGACACTGTTGGTGTTCCTTTGGTGAGTTTTTTAAATATGACCAGTGGGGCGGGATAGCTACTATTCCCTTGGTTTGCCAGGTTGCACAGGACCCCTTCCTCCAAGGCTCTGCTTCCCTGGAATTGTCTCCCTGAGCAAGCCCTCATTCAGAACACTGAGAGTATCTGGTCTCAGACTTACCTCCCTCTCCAGTGGCCCCACAAGCTGGCTAGACGTGGAGAGGATCTTGCCCAACAATCGGCTGTAGTTAGTGCTGTGGATAGTCCCACACCTTTGCTGCCTAAGTAAGTTCAACCCAGTCCCACATTTACCATTCTTCCAAATCAGAGTGAAGCCCAGCTGATACTCGTGGCGGGACTGCTTCCTAGCCTGCTCCCCGAAGCACTTGACAAGATTCTCAGGTACATTCTTGACAGAcgaatgtgtgtgcacagtggACAGGACCCTGTAGCGTTCACAGAGCAGCCTGTGCAGCACAAGCAGGGACAGTGGTGGGGAGGCTGGGTTTGCGTTGATCACAATGTCTTTCAGCGCCCCATAGTCCTGAGGGAGAGACCAAAACACTAAAGCCAACAAAAGCCAACTGGCCAGGcaaggtggcgcacacctttaatcccagcagtctggaggcagaggcaagtggatgaGGCCCAGGTCAGCAAGGGCTacaaagaaactgtcttgaaacaaaagGGCCATCTGTGTTCACAAAGGAACTAGGTACTATATCTCCCACAACTTCAGGGTCTGATTGAGTCTCAAATCCCACTTAAAGATGCTGCTGTGACCCCACTTGACAGCTGGAGAAACTTGAGTCCTGGGGAGGCAAGCAGGTTATCCAAAGTCACTGAGCTAAGTAGGAAGTGCTGATGGACACAAGCCTGAGGTCAACACTTTCTAaaagaggtaggaggatcaggaattggAGACATTCATCTATAAAgtgagtctggggccagcctgcgCAAcatgagaacctatctcaaaacaacaaaacccagaattGAGAAGACAGCTCGGTCTGTAAGGTGCCTGCCCTAAAACATAAGGACCTGAGGTCAATCAATCTTCAAACCCAGGTGAAAagcatgcttgcaatcccagagctgaggaggtGAACAAAGGCTAGTCTGCAGGTCTGGCCAGCCAGGTGCTGGTGAGCTTAGGTCAGTAAGAGACTGACAACCACATGAGCATCAGCCGAGAAAATGCCTCAGTCTGTTCTCAGGCCGTCACAtgaccctgcacacacacaaaacacacaagagTGGGATGTGGGCTCCTGGTTCAGAGTTTTGACTTCACCCTCCACACCATGTCAGCCTTCCCAGCACACAGTCAGCCAGCACCCTGGCTGTGCATGTTTCCTGACTCGCCTCCTCAGGGTCTGGTCAGGTCTTGGTTGCTTCCTCAGTGCATGAAAATAtgcaggagagagaaggcaggagacaAGACAAAGTGTGGCAGAGGCACCAAGGCTGTCAGAGCTCTGGGCGAGTCACTGCAGCACTTGCACCCTAAGGTGTCTACACTGTATTGTTAGAGTTCTAGAGATTACTTATGCGGCTTCTTGGCCTACTCCACTGCTGGTCCTCTAAGTTGAGTCCTATAAACTTCAATCATAAGTGCTAGCTGATACATTCATTTTCTGTAGTAGCACGAGAGTTGCTGCTGACCTCTCTCCAGCTCCGACAACCTATCCTTGATAGACCAAACTTAAGCACTGGAACTGGCTCGTTGCAAAATACTACAACGAGGGAGGTGAGATTTTTATATCTGTGTAGCCAGGGCATTTCCTCAAAAAGAGTGGGGACACTTCTGCTCTATCTAGTGGCATCTAGAATATGCTGGGATGCCCTTTCCTCCCAGGGCTTAGAGGTAGCTGACACAGACTGGGACAACAGGATGCTGGGACTCTAGACCTCCCttttctgccctctcctctctctctgtttaccCCTCACCATACCAAGAGGCCTTATAGCTCTGGGTGTAATTGctccatttatttttttgagccagggtctcctgTAAGctagaactcatgatcctcttagCCCAGCCTCgaagcactgggatcacaggagtGACCCCcgccccaaacacacacacacacacacacacacacacacacacacacagcagcagcagcagctctaggTGCAGTcatttagagaagaaagaaaacaagtgctTTGCTCCACCTCTGAGAACTACAAAGCCAAGCCACTGGCCCCATGTTTTGGCACTCATAGACATCTGGTTTCTCACCTTTCCAAGCACGGAATTCAAGTCCAATGTGTTTGTGGCTAAAGTTGTGGGCTCATCAGCTTGCAGGATGTTGGTTACGTCCAAGTCCGCATCTGGGGTGTGAATCATCTTTGAAAGGCCATCGACTGCTGCCTTCAACTCATACAAGcgttttaaaatatcatcttggCGAGATTCAAGGGCTTGCAAAGAAGGCTCGGATGTTTCCTAAAGTTAGTTTATCACCAAATTAGTTTGCCACCAAATTTCCGCTGTCTAAAAACACACGGCTCAGTATATAAAAGGTGTTTTACTGGCAGTCCTGACAATGCATTCCATCACccaggcctctggcctccacatgcatgctatggtaggcaacctcctccccaccaaaacaaatatatacatagacatagacatagacatatatatatatatatatatatatatatatatgtatgtatttaagttCAAACTCTATGAAGCAACAGCACTTCCTTTCCTCCAATCCAAGGGGTCCTGCAAACTTATCCACAAGTTTCTCTACAACATGGAAGACATATGACTGTGAAGTCGTCCTCTCTGGGGTTAGGagaacttgttgctcttccaaagggtgcaggctggttcccagcacctacatcaggagGTTCACAACTGACTGCAATTCCAGGTCCAAGAGATCTGACCCCTGTTTTGGTTTCCACAAGCACCCACACACAGCATTCACTCAGACAtgcaacatacacataaatatgaataaaaataaatcttaaaagagagTTGATCCCCTACTTCAGGTAAGTtagatggagaaaaggaaagaaaatgagaacaaagcACTAGCCCTCCTCTCACCCTTTGCTTTTGAGAGACAGTTTCACTGTATAACCTGCAACTCACAGTCCTGTTTCCGCTTCCAgctgctgggatgacagatgtgcaccactatgcctgaaACAAAACCGACTCTTCTAAAATAAAGGGAGAGTCTTTGTTATGTGTTGTTCAGGATGGCCTCGGGCTTCTGGGCTCATGTGATCTTCCTAGGTAGGCCTCTCATTGTACCCAGAATCCTTTACTATCAATAACAGGCTAATTAAAAATACTTGGTTTAAGTCATGGATACTTATAATTCCAACATTTGGGAGGTtgtggcaggaggatcaagagtttacTGCCTCAGCTGTTGCatagcaagttcgaggccagcatggactacatgagacactgtctcaaccaCACACCTTCAAAGATTATGTCTGAATGAGCAGACAAAAGATGGAGGAGgacaatagaaaataatttatacaaagaaaggggagaaaggacctcaaggttttaaaaattatttttatgtgtataggtgttttgcctgcatgtctgtctgtgcatgtgtgtaccaccGTGCCTGGAGGTCAGCAGAGAGCATAGGATATCCTGGAAGCAGGATTACAGTCAGTTGTAAGTCTCTCTATGGGTTCTGAAAACCAAATCTAGGCTCCCTGCAAGAGCAAAACGTGCTCTTAAGCAGCGAACCATCTCTTTCAGCCTGGAACTCAGGCTTTGAAGCACCCTCCAGTTTGGAAGCGTCTCCCTGGAGCAAGTGCTCCCAGGGAAAAGTGATCAAGTGTGCACACTGCTTTAAGGCAGCACTGGCATTCTCCTATCTCGGTCATCTGGAGCAGTCACTACTGAGAGAGTAACTCCACAGAGAGCCAACAGCTCATCCTTTGTACCAATGCATCCTCTTTGCCAAGTACAGTCTGGCATGCATTAAGAAACCAATCACAGTTGTTATAGGCTTTATTTCGTTTTTCTACATTtattatgtgtgcacacatgactggaggtcaggggacagcacAGGGGAATTGAGTCTCTCCTTCCACGTAGAttcaggggtcaaactcagacGCTCACTTATGGGGCCAAGACAGTGTCTAGCTGAAGGACCACTGACCCATGTCTGCTCTTGTTTTCATAGTTCCGCAGCTAGACAACTGTTAATATCACCAGGTTCTGAGTTAACCACTTCTCTCCCAGTGGAGGCAAAATAAAGGATGACAAGGGTCAGGAGAACTACCCACAGCAGCATCTCTTTACGTATTTATCCAAAATGCCCCATTTTCTATCTGTTGGAAATCTGGGCTGCGATTATCGGTAGAAAACTGAAGGGGAGGGGAATAGATGGGGGGATGGATGGGGGGGGCGAAGAACGTAAAAGGAAGAGCACGACAACTCCAAAGGTTGGAGGGtaaagtttattgtagataaaagggagagcagaggcagggacagctgGAAGGTCCGGAGTGAACATGGCCAGACTGAGCTGGGAGGTTGGCCAAGAGAGTGGCATAGCCAAATGACTTAGTTATATAGCAGccagaggagctggggagagggaagCCCTGCTCAGTCCCAGGGCTGGAGATTTCAGGGTAGGGGATGGGCTAAACCAACCAGGAGGCCCTGTCACtggtagagactgagggatgctgggtgGACCTGAGGGCCagtgtctgctttgatatgttaaaggGCACCTCAGTCAGTCATTTGAGACCTAACAAATTTTCGTCTTTAGAAAAAGAgattgtgggaggcagaggcaggtgaatttctgagttcgaggccagcctggtctacagagtgagttacaggacagccaggactacacagaaaccctgtctcgaaaaaccaaaagaaaaagaaagaaagaaagaaagaaaacgagaTCAAACAATAGTGATAAACATGGTAAGATAATTGTTCTGAGTTAGGCAAGGTGGCACACActtctaaccccagcacttagaagcTCTTTCTCCACCGGTGGAGAAAGGGCTCAAGATTATCTTTGGCTGTaagaatcccaggacagccagggctacaaaggcACTGTTTCTGCCTCACACCCCCATGGCCAGGAAACACGAAAAAGGACCTCAACTTACTTAGAAACTGGAGACAtccaaattaaaactacattagGATGTCTCCATTATCCTGCTGGTAACAGCTTAAACCTGTATAACCGCTttgaaaaagaacttaaaaagtgGAAGGCAAACCTGCCCACTGGGCCAAGAATTCCATTCCTATACAGGCTATTTATGTTAGCTAGTCTATAAATTCCAGTGCCCATGAGTGAGGACGGGGCAGATAAATAAGCGGGGTGTGGCCAGGAACATGATCACTCACTATCGTTATAACAAAATCTTGGACAGCATGCCAGACAACAGAACACATACTATTTTTCCAGACCATCAAGATTATATAGCTTAAGGATAGCCTCCACAACCTAACCGCGAAAACCAACACATAACTACAATAAAAGTCGGGACCTCTTGTGGAAAAGTTAAAGTGGGAAGGATGGGGCACTAAACCCGTCAAACTGGATTATGGTAACCCTGGGATCGTTCTGAAAATTCCTCGGAATGAGCATTTTTCGTGTTGTTCACTTTTCTGTGCGCCTGGAGATCGTGACAGGAACCCACGGCAGCACTAATCTAGGTGGATTTTGTCGGACCCGGCCGCAGAAGGGACCGGGACCCTACGCAGACACAGCGCCGGCGCGCTAGACGGGACGAGGGATAGGGCAGGGTGCGGCGCGGCACGAACGGCGCCTGCGCACTAGGCAGGGGCCGCACGCTCCTACCTGCACGTGGCCCGCGTCGGTGGCGGGGCTGGTGGTCTTGCTGTGCACGTTGGGGAGCCGGTACATGCAGGTTGGAAGCTCTACACGCAGAGGTGCGCTGCCTCCATGATAGGGCTTTACCTGGTACATCGGCATGGTGGGAACCCAAGGAAGGTAGCGGGCGAGGGACAGGAACGCTCAGAAGCCACCCAAGGCCACCTCAGACAGCAGCCGCCTTCTTTCTGACTCTGCTGCTGGCGTTCCGGAAAATGAAGTCCCCGAGCTTTCATTGGCCGGGCTGGTCTAACGTCACCAACTTGACCTTTGAGTTGGCCAATCACCGGTAAGGAGGTCTTGGCATGCCTTCGCTAGCCCGCCCGGAAAGGGCGGACCATATGTCAAAAGCAACCAATGGGTGGCCCAGGAGACGCGTCTTTTCCCGAGAGCGGCAGCGCCAACTCTCCGGCGGTGACTGTGACTGGAGGAGTCCTGCATCCATGGAGCAAACCGAAGGCGCGAGGTGAGCTGGGCTTGTGGTCTCCGGGCGCATTCTTTAGAGTTCCCGGTCTCTGGAAAGGACCGGAAGTGGCTGAGGCGCGAGAGGGGCAAGCTCGCGGACTGGACTGGGTCCTCTGTGAGGAAGCTAGTTCCTCGGCGTCCTCCCGCCACAGGCCGTGCACCTGAAACCCAGCATGAAAATAAGTCGCCGTAGACAAAATTCGTGTcctctgtttgtttatttacttatttattgattgaGTCTTTATTTTTGAAGACTTGGAGAGTGAGGCTTAAAGGCTCACGCTGATCTTGCAGTCGATaggatttttaacttttattattattgcggTGCTTCTGTGCGTTTGGTGTCGTGTTCACAGGCGGCATCCTAACAGTGAAGCACATCTTCGAAGGCCAGCACAGTTACGTGCGGTGACAGATTTGTAAATGCAAATTTGCTGTCTGTATTTTAACGTTGTGATTTCCCCAGAGATCCTTTGCAGTTAGAACGAGTGcaagtgtttgttttggttttttgaggtagTGCTTTGAACTCGGGACCCTCCTACCTCAAACACCCGAGTCCTGTGATAACCAGCGAGGTTCTGTGCAAGGTAGATTGAAGAGAAAaggggttggttggtttatttcaCCAGGGTTTTTGGAAGTCTAGTATATGTCAGACCATATGGAAAATACCCTAAAATTGTTACTGCAAGGATGCACCTGTGTTCTGTTATACTTTAATGGAGCAGTTCATAGCGGGGAAACTATTTTTACTGTGACTAAACCGTAGGGGAATTAGTGATAGTAGATTGGGACCTTGTCATTGCTAGACTTCAAACTTCAGATGATAGGCAATGAGCAC is a window from the Mus caroli chromosome 5, CAROLI_EIJ_v1.1, whole genome shotgun sequence genome containing:
- the Aimp2 gene encoding aminoacyl tRNA synthase complex-interacting multifunctional protein 2 isoform X2 — its product is MPMYQETSEPSLQALESRQDDILKRLYELKAAVDGLSKMIHTPDADLDVTNILQADEPTTLATNTLDLNSVLGKDYGALKDIVINANPASPPLSLLVLHRLLCERYRVLSTVHTHSSVKNVPENLVKCFGEQARKQSRHEYQLGFTLIWKNVPKTQMKFSVQTMCPIEGEGNIARFLFSLFGQKHNAVTLTLIDSWVDIAMFQLREGSSKEKAAVFRSMNSALGRNPWLVGNELTVADVVLWSVLQQTGGSSGAAPTNVQRWLKSCENLAPFSTALQLLK
- the Aimp2 gene encoding aminoacyl tRNA synthase complex-interacting multifunctional protein 2 isoform X1; this encodes MPMYQVKPYHGGSAPLRVELPTCMYRLPNVHSKTTSPATDAGHVQETSEPSLQALESRQDDILKRLYELKAAVDGLSKMIHTPDADLDVTNILQADEPTTLATNTLDLNSVLGKDYGALKDIVINANPASPPLSLLVLHRLLCERYRVLSTVHTHSSVKNVPENLVKCFGEQARKQSRHEYQLGFTLIWKNVPKTQMKFSVQTMCPIEGEGNIARFLFSLFGQKHNAVTLTLIDSWVDIAMFQLREGSSKEKAAVFRSMNSALGRNPWLVGNELTVADVVLWSVLQQTGGSSGAAPTNVQRWLKSCENLAPFSTALQLLK